Proteins encoded by one window of Actinomycetota bacterium:
- a CDS encoding Re/Si-specific NAD(P)(+) transhydrogenase subunit alpha, which produces MVVGVPRENRAGETRVALSPTALPQLTKAGFEIVIESGAGDAAGYPDAAFTDRGARVGSRDDAFGADVLVQVNVMDGEPQCADIGKLRQGQVVVGAVAPFARPELVQAVAGTGATLFALELVPRTTRAQSMDILSSQAAVAGYKAVVIAADQLPRMFPLLTTAAGTIAPAKVFIIGAGVAGLAAIASSRRLGALVEAYDVRPAAREEVESLGARFVELPLETGQEEGSGGYAKQLSEDTIRKQQELMAKTVAGSDVVITTAQVQGSTAPVIVTTEMVKQMAPGSVIVDLAAEQGGNCEPTVAGETVDVAGVKVIGVVNLPGSIPVHSSQLFGKNVANFLSLMVADGALHTGVDDDVVKESMVASGGDVVNNRVREALGLEKLPEPEPPAPDPEPESDETPAVEEAAK; this is translated from the coding sequence ATGGTGGTTGGGGTACCGCGTGAGAACCGCGCGGGCGAGACCCGCGTGGCCCTGTCGCCCACGGCGCTTCCCCAACTGACCAAGGCGGGCTTCGAGATCGTGATCGAGTCGGGCGCGGGTGACGCGGCCGGCTACCCGGACGCCGCGTTCACCGACCGCGGTGCCCGCGTGGGCAGCCGCGATGACGCGTTCGGCGCAGACGTGCTGGTACAGGTGAACGTGATGGACGGCGAACCGCAGTGCGCCGACATCGGCAAGCTGCGCCAGGGCCAGGTGGTGGTGGGCGCCGTGGCGCCGTTCGCGCGCCCCGAGCTGGTGCAGGCCGTCGCCGGGACCGGCGCCACGCTGTTCGCCCTCGAGCTCGTGCCCCGCACCACGCGCGCGCAGTCGATGGACATCCTCTCGTCGCAGGCGGCCGTGGCCGGGTACAAGGCGGTGGTCATCGCCGCGGACCAGCTTCCGCGCATGTTCCCGCTGCTCACCACCGCGGCCGGCACCATCGCCCCCGCAAAGGTGTTCATCATCGGCGCCGGCGTGGCCGGCCTTGCCGCCATCGCAAGCTCGCGCCGCCTCGGCGCGCTGGTGGAGGCCTACGACGTGCGCCCCGCCGCGCGCGAAGAGGTGGAGTCGCTCGGCGCGCGCTTCGTGGAGCTGCCGCTGGAGACAGGCCAGGAGGAGGGCTCGGGCGGCTACGCGAAGCAGCTCTCCGAGGACACCATCCGCAAGCAGCAGGAGCTCATGGCCAAGACCGTGGCGGGCAGCGACGTGGTCATCACCACCGCGCAGGTGCAGGGCAGCACCGCCCCGGTCATCGTCACCACTGAGATGGTGAAGCAGATGGCACCGGGCTCGGTGATCGTGGACCTCGCCGCCGAACAGGGCGGCAACTGCGAGCCCACCGTTGCCGGCGAGACCGTCGACGTGGCCGGCGTGAAGGTGATCGGCGTGGTCAACCTGCCGGGCAGCATCCCGGTGCACTCGAGCCAGCTCTTCGGCAAGAACGTGGCCAACTTCCTGAGCCTGATGGTCGCGGACGGCGCGCTGCACACCGGCGTGGACGACGACGTCGTCAAGGAGAGCATGGTGGCCAGCGGCGGCGACGTGGTGAACAACCGCGTGCGCGAGGCCCTCGGCCTGGAGAAGCTCCCCGAGCCCGAGCCCCCGGCGCCGGATCCCGAGCCCGAGTCCGACGAAACCCCGGCTGTTGAGGAGGCCGCCAAGTGA
- a CDS encoding TrkH family potassium uptake protein, whose product MMWPRREPAVRKRVRPTRPLLLAFLSVIAVGTALLMLPISSTGSEAAPFRDAVFTSASAVTVTGLTVVDTASYWTGFGEAVLLVLMQLGGLGIMTFTALLVVIIGGRLGMRRRQAAQAEQGILDPGEIKRVIIGVAILSAAIETLLAIVLFLRFLTLGLSPGNAAWDAAFQSVSAFNGAGFCLFTDSLARFQGDVIVLGVIAIGIIAGGLGVPVWADLTRRKRMGLKHRRWSFHTRLTLMGTAILLVLGFLVITIFEWTNPGTLGGMPVGERVLNGAFQAVTPRSAGFSTVDVGSMREETLLFTDFLMLIGGGSVSPAGGIKVTTMLVLVLATTASLKGAADVQFIGRRLPTAAIRQALAVTVIFAGSILVGTIALLIAADVGLNAALFEVTSAFTTTGLSTGITGSLPGVAQGILIVLMVVGRLAPQLLGAALVLRETGTTYRYPEERPIVG is encoded by the coding sequence ATGATGTGGCCGCGGCGCGAGCCCGCGGTCAGGAAGCGAGTGCGACCCACGCGCCCGCTGCTGCTGGCGTTCCTGAGCGTCATCGCCGTGGGCACGGCGCTGCTCATGCTGCCCATCAGCAGCACCGGTTCCGAGGCGGCGCCATTTCGCGACGCCGTGTTCACCTCTGCGAGCGCGGTGACCGTGACGGGCCTCACCGTGGTGGACACGGCCAGCTACTGGACGGGGTTCGGCGAGGCGGTGCTGCTGGTGCTCATGCAGCTGGGCGGCCTGGGCATCATGACCTTCACGGCCCTGCTGGTGGTGATCATCGGAGGGCGCCTCGGCATGCGGCGCCGGCAGGCCGCGCAGGCCGAGCAGGGAATCCTCGATCCCGGCGAGATCAAGCGGGTGATCATCGGCGTGGCCATCCTCTCGGCGGCCATCGAGACCCTGCTCGCCATCGTGCTCTTCCTGCGCTTCCTCACGCTGGGGCTGAGCCCGGGCAACGCCGCCTGGGACGCCGCGTTCCAGTCGGTGAGCGCCTTCAACGGCGCCGGATTCTGCCTCTTCACCGACAGCCTCGCGCGGTTCCAGGGCGACGTCATCGTGCTCGGCGTCATCGCCATCGGCATCATCGCTGGCGGGCTCGGCGTGCCGGTGTGGGCCGACCTCACCCGGCGCAAGCGCATGGGCCTGAAGCACCGCCGGTGGTCGTTCCACACCCGGCTCACGCTCATGGGCACGGCGATCCTGCTGGTGCTCGGGTTCCTGGTGATCACCATCTTCGAGTGGACCAACCCCGGCACGCTCGGCGGCATGCCGGTGGGCGAGCGGGTGCTGAACGGGGCCTTCCAGGCGGTGACGCCGCGATCGGCGGGCTTCTCCACGGTGGACGTCGGCTCGATGCGCGAGGAGACCCTGCTCTTCACCGACTTCCTCATGCTCATCGGCGGCGGCAGCGTGTCGCCGGCCGGGGGCATCAAGGTCACCACCATGCTGGTGCTGGTGTTGGCCACCACGGCGTCGCTGAAGGGTGCGGCCGACGTGCAGTTCATCGGCCGGCGACTGCCCACGGCGGCAATCCGCCAGGCGCTCGCCGTCACCGTCATCTTCGCCGGCTCGATCCTGGTGGGCACCATCGCGCTGCTCATCGCCGCGGACGTCGGCCTCAACGCCGCGCTCTTCGAGGTGACCTCGGCGTTCACCACCACCGGGCTGTCAACCGGCATCACCGGCTCGCTGCCGGGCGTCGCCCAAGGCATACTGATCGTGCTCATGGTGGTGGGACGCCTCGCGCCGCAGCTCCTGGGCGCCGCGCTCGTGCTGCGCGAGACCGGAACCACCTACCGCTACCCCGAGGAGAGGCCGATCGTTGGCTAG
- a CDS encoding flippase-like domain-containing protein yields the protein MGSMSSAVPTAMTLRNASSSGRVGRTRFLTAGSRRGHIMLAPVSPCCSFGPRERHRVRSSHTPRRRLGSVRHVSRLTRFIPQRMRGKHIDPKAWRHMDHAALKGLLKRILTYAVFLIIIFFVVKLVPKIWADVEAGDPRLVALAVPFEILSVAGYVLLFWAVYGAAARTLPQGSDTPVRPLSLKESMQLTTSRLALGDTLPGGGATGFAVQFWALARAGFNAAQISRTTAAFLILSNTVMTVMIMLLGVLIGAGLVGGDLHPALTWIPAAIAAAMVIVILLFARKGKTFVPPPDDSQEKLMGRFAKTRVLVREIGNRLPPGAYDAIRTLRRPAAIGGMLANPGFDFVAFYLGIASVTEPIALPVMLMAYFIGQVGSLVPLPGGIGGVQGLAIAVLVAGGMEVHYATAGVLVWTGVALGTQIVWGMWQYWFLRKSIREWQAEDEAKAGTAAPAAAPGT from the coding sequence ATGGGCAGCATGAGCAGCGCCGTGCCCACGGCGATGACGCTCAGGAACGCCAGCAGCAGCGGGCGCGTGGGTCGCACTCGCTTCCTGACCGCGGGCTCGCGCCGCGGCCACATCATGTTGGCACCGGTGTCGCCATGCTGCTCATTCGGACCGAGGGAACGCCATCGGGTGCGATCCTCGCACACGCCCCGGAGGCGGTTGGGTAGCGTCAGGCACGTGTCGAGACTCACGCGCTTCATTCCCCAGCGCATGCGGGGCAAGCACATCGACCCCAAGGCGTGGCGGCACATGGACCACGCAGCGCTCAAGGGCCTGCTCAAGCGCATCCTCACCTATGCGGTGTTCCTCATCATCATCTTCTTCGTCGTCAAGCTGGTGCCGAAGATCTGGGCGGACGTCGAGGCCGGCGATCCCCGGCTGGTGGCGCTGGCGGTGCCGTTCGAGATCCTCTCGGTGGCGGGGTACGTGCTGCTCTTCTGGGCCGTGTACGGGGCGGCCGCCCGCACGCTCCCGCAGGGCAGCGACACCCCTGTGCGCCCGCTCTCGCTGAAGGAGAGCATGCAGCTCACCACGTCGCGCCTGGCCCTGGGCGACACCCTGCCGGGCGGTGGCGCCACCGGGTTCGCCGTGCAGTTCTGGGCGCTGGCGCGCGCGGGGTTCAACGCCGCGCAGATCTCGCGCACCACCGCGGCGTTCCTCATCCTCTCCAACACCGTGATGACGGTGATGATCATGCTGCTGGGTGTGCTCATCGGCGCGGGCCTGGTGGGCGGCGACCTGCACCCGGCCCTCACGTGGATCCCCGCGGCCATCGCCGCCGCGATGGTGATCGTGATCCTGCTCTTCGCCCGCAAGGGCAAGACGTTCGTGCCCCCGCCCGATGACAGCCAGGAGAAGCTCATGGGCCGGTTTGCCAAGACCCGCGTGCTCGTCCGGGAGATCGGCAATCGCCTCCCCCCGGGCGCCTACGACGCCATCCGCACGCTGCGCCGCCCCGCCGCCATCGGCGGCATGCTGGCCAACCCCGGCTTCGACTTCGTGGCGTTCTACCTGGGCATCGCGTCGGTCACCGAGCCCATCGCGCTGCCGGTGATGCTCATGGCGTACTTCATCGGCCAGGTGGGGTCGCTCGTGCCGCTTCCCGGCGGCATCGGCGGGGTCCAGGGCCTCGCCATCGCCGTGCTGGTGGCCGGTGGCATGGAGGTGCACTACGCCACCGCCGGCGTGCTGGTGTGGACCGGCGTGGCGCTGGGCACGCAGATCGTGTGGGGCATGTGGCAATACTGGTTCCTGCGCAAGTCGATCAGGGAGTGGCAGGCCGAGGACGAGGCGAAGGCGGGCACAGCCGCGCCCGCCGCCGCGCCCGGCACCTGA
- a CDS encoding TrkA family potassium uptake protein → MVVGLGRFGSAAASSLVELGQDVIGVDNDAKLVQRNAAMLSEAVQVDATDIDAMRLIGALDVQTAVVAIGNDIEASILAASVLLELEVPRVWAKAVSDRHGRILERLGVHRVVFPERDMGDRVAHGLVGLAIDFVLIGADFAMAETTAPKEALGRTLAEVGLRSKYDVTVVCTKAPGGRFSLTGPDTVLLPDDILLVIGEKENVERFSRLD, encoded by the coding sequence ATGGTCGTGGGGCTCGGGCGGTTCGGGTCCGCCGCTGCGAGCAGCCTGGTGGAGCTCGGCCAGGACGTCATTGGCGTGGACAACGACGCGAAGCTCGTGCAGCGCAACGCCGCCATGCTTTCCGAGGCAGTGCAGGTTGACGCCACCGACATCGACGCCATGCGGCTCATCGGCGCGCTGGACGTGCAGACGGCCGTGGTGGCCATCGGCAACGACATCGAGGCCAGCATCCTGGCCGCGTCGGTGCTGCTGGAGCTCGAGGTGCCCCGGGTATGGGCCAAGGCGGTGAGCGATCGCCATGGGCGCATCCTCGAGCGGCTGGGCGTGCACCGCGTGGTGTTCCCCGAGCGCGACATGGGCGACCGCGTGGCGCACGGCCTGGTGGGCCTGGCCATCGACTTCGTGCTCATCGGAGCCGACTTCGCCATGGCCGAGACCACCGCGCCCAAGGAGGCCCTCGGGCGCACGCTGGCCGAGGTGGGGCTGCGCAGCAAGTACGACGTCACGGTGGTGTGCACCAAGGCGCCGGGTGGACGATTCAGCCTCACCGGCCCGGACACCGTGCTTCTCCCCGACGATATCCTGCTGGTCATCGGGGAGAAGGAGAACGTCGAGAGGTTCTCCCGCCTCGACTAG
- a CDS encoding methyltransferase domain-containing protein has product MGAPPAPAYPIVADYVTIEIRADREPGHPGGRLLLMDGVEASHVDLDDPTRIRFEYLRHLVGVIDAMFPARDGLDVLQVGGGPCTLGRYLVATRRRAQVRVMERDAGVVQVSRDHLMLDAVPRLKVRVGDGRAAIAALPDDSLDIVVVDAFVGLMAPHALSTAEFIADVRRVLRPGGLHAMNLIDVEPLELARAVVAGMCGEHAEVALLAEPAVLEHRTSGNVLLLAGDRPLPPEATGRALARDAAPWQARSGRALARMVDGHPALHDDVPPTHQMARLAPLWGRVKQPAQPPAQG; this is encoded by the coding sequence ATGGGGGCCCCACCTGCGCCTGCGTATCCGATTGTGGCGGATTACGTGACCATCGAGATCCGGGCTGACCGCGAGCCCGGGCATCCGGGTGGGCGGCTGCTGCTGATGGATGGGGTGGAGGCCAGCCACGTGGATCTCGACGACCCCACGCGCATCCGGTTCGAGTACCTGCGGCATCTCGTCGGCGTGATCGATGCGATGTTCCCGGCGCGCGACGGCCTGGACGTGCTGCAGGTGGGGGGTGGGCCCTGCACGCTGGGGCGATACCTCGTGGCCACGCGCCGCCGGGCACAGGTGAGGGTGATGGAGCGCGACGCCGGCGTGGTGCAGGTGTCGCGCGATCATCTGATGCTCGATGCCGTGCCGCGCCTAAAGGTGCGCGTGGGCGACGGGCGCGCGGCCATCGCCGCCCTGCCCGACGACTCGCTCGACATCGTGGTGGTGGACGCCTTCGTGGGGCTCATGGCGCCGCATGCTCTCTCCACCGCGGAGTTCATCGCCGACGTGCGGCGCGTGCTGCGCCCCGGTGGGCTGCACGCGATGAACCTCATCGACGTGGAGCCGCTGGAGCTCGCGCGCGCGGTGGTCGCCGGCATGTGCGGCGAGCACGCCGAGGTTGCCCTGCTGGCCGAGCCCGCGGTGCTTGAGCACCGGACGTCCGGCAACGTGCTGCTGCTGGCCGGCGACCGGCCGCTTCCGCCCGAGGCCACCGGCCGCGCCCTGGCGCGCGACGCCGCGCCGTGGCAGGCGCGATCGGGCCGGGCCCTGGCACGAATGGTGGATGGCCACCCCGCACTGCACGACGACGTGCCGCCCACGCACCAGATGGCGCGCCTAGCCCCCCTATGGGGCCGGGTGAAGCAGCCCGCGCAGCCCCCGGCGCAGGGCTAG
- a CDS encoding DHA2 family efflux MFS transporter permease subunit, with the protein MSTAEHPNMPAPPAAGSSKAHIWALVLTGIGLFMVTLDNLVVTTALPVIRVDLGASVATLGWVLNGYTLAFSALLLTGAALGDRFGRRRVFAAGLLIFAVASAGCALAPNIEWLIFFRALQGLGAAPVLPLSLTLLADAFPPGKRGLAIGIWSGVSGLAVAAGPVIGGVIVDGISWHWIFWVNVPIGIIAAGLTLWKLRESHGPDTGLDLMGMLLAGVGVFAIVYGIVRGNEAGWGSPEILGTLLGGVAFVLGFLWWESRAPHPMLPLRFFRNRGLNVANAASVCLYFGLFGAVFFLAQFLQTVQGDSPTEAGLKVLPWTIMPMFIAPLAGLFSDRFGARPFMVAGLLIMSGAFLWMGLVTTPTISYLGLFGGFLLAGFGMSMVFAPVSNLLVQSVPEVDIGKASGTNNTVREIGGAMGIAVMTAIFVASGSYDTGKAYVDGLNPAVLVAAGVLLVGAIIALFAPRLAGPTPEGMAAH; encoded by the coding sequence ATGAGCACCGCCGAGCACCCGAACATGCCCGCGCCCCCCGCCGCCGGAAGCTCCAAGGCGCATATCTGGGCGCTGGTGCTCACGGGCATCGGCTTGTTCATGGTGACGCTCGACAACCTGGTGGTCACCACAGCGCTTCCGGTGATCAGGGTGGACCTGGGCGCGTCGGTGGCCACGCTCGGCTGGGTGCTGAACGGGTACACCCTGGCCTTCTCGGCGCTGCTGCTCACCGGTGCGGCGCTGGGCGACCGCTTCGGCCGGCGTCGGGTGTTCGCCGCGGGACTGCTCATCTTCGCCGTGGCATCGGCCGGGTGCGCACTGGCCCCGAACATCGAGTGGCTCATCTTCTTCCGGGCCCTGCAGGGCCTGGGCGCGGCCCCCGTGCTGCCGCTCTCGCTCACGCTGCTGGCCGATGCCTTCCCGCCCGGCAAGCGCGGGCTGGCCATCGGCATCTGGTCGGGAGTCTCGGGCCTCGCCGTGGCCGCCGGGCCGGTGATCGGCGGGGTCATCGTCGACGGCATCTCGTGGCACTGGATCTTCTGGGTGAATGTGCCGATCGGCATCATCGCGGCCGGCCTCACCCTCTGGAAGCTGCGGGAGTCGCACGGGCCCGACACCGGGCTCGACCTCATGGGCATGCTCCTCGCCGGCGTCGGGGTGTTCGCCATCGTCTACGGCATCGTGCGCGGCAACGAGGCGGGCTGGGGGTCGCCGGAGATCCTCGGCACCCTGCTCGGGGGCGTGGCCTTCGTGCTGGGCTTCCTCTGGTGGGAGTCGCGGGCCCCGCACCCCATGCTGCCGCTCAGGTTCTTCCGCAACCGGGGGCTCAACGTGGCCAACGCCGCATCGGTCTGCCTCTACTTCGGCCTGTTCGGCGCCGTGTTCTTCCTCGCCCAGTTCCTGCAGACCGTCCAGGGGGACAGCCCCACCGAGGCCGGGCTGAAGGTGCTGCCCTGGACCATCATGCCCATGTTCATCGCACCGCTCGCCGGCCTCTTCAGCGACCGCTTCGGCGCGCGGCCCTTCATGGTGGCGGGACTGCTCATCATGTCGGGGGCATTCCTGTGGATGGGCCTGGTCACCACGCCCACCATCTCCTACCTGGGCCTATTCGGCGGATTCCTGCTGGCCGGCTTCGGAATGTCGATGGTGTTCGCCCCGGTGTCGAACCTGCTGGTGCAGTCGGTACCCGAGGTGGACATCGGCAAGGCGTCGGGCACCAACAACACCGTGCGCGAGATCGGCGGCGCCATGGGCATCGCCGTGATGACGGCCATCTTCGTGGCCAGCGGCTCGTACGACACCGGGAAGGCCTACGTGGACGGCCTCAACCCTGCCGTGCTGGTGGCGGCCGGCGTGCTGCTGGTGGGAGCCATCATCGCGCTCTTCGCCCCGCGCCTCGCCGGCCCGACGCCCGAGGGCATGGCCGCGCACTGA
- a CDS encoding CDGSH iron-sulfur domain-containing protein, with protein sequence MADGAEISLKEDGPILVSGDFTLTGEDGQPFTDLNPIIALCRCGLSANKPFCDGSHSAQGWSSK encoded by the coding sequence ATGGCGGACGGAGCGGAGATCAGCCTCAAGGAGGACGGCCCGATTCTGGTGAGCGGGGACTTCACGCTCACCGGAGAGGACGGCCAGCCGTTCACGGACCTCAACCCCATCATCGCGCTGTGCCGGTGCGGGCTGAGCGCCAACAAGCCGTTCTGCGACGGCAGCCACTCGGCGCAGGGCTGGTCGTCCAAGTAG
- a CDS encoding NAD(P) transhydrogenase subunit alpha, producing the protein MTGLFVFALAGFLGFETIRRVPRLLHTPLMALTNALSAISLVGSIVVLGGQYTAYTTILGFVAVIASMINVVGGFLITDKMLKMFKPREKPKKPESAEAEAM; encoded by the coding sequence ATGACGGGGCTCTTCGTGTTCGCCCTGGCCGGGTTCCTGGGCTTCGAGACGATCCGTCGTGTCCCGCGCCTTCTGCACACCCCGCTCATGGCGCTCACCAACGCCCTCTCGGCGATCTCCCTGGTGGGCTCCATCGTGGTGCTGGGTGGCCAGTACACGGCCTACACCACGATCCTCGGCTTCGTCGCCGTGATCGCATCGATGATCAACGTGGTCGGTGGATTCCTCATCACCGACAAGATGCTGAAGATGTTCAAGCCGCGGGAGAAGCCCAAGAAGCCTGAGTCGGCAGAGGCCGAGGCAATGTGA
- a CDS encoding aldo/keto reductase produces MPERRRFGSTELEVSPVCLGTNVFGWTCDEETSFAVLDAYVGAGGNFIDTATVYSTWVPGNQGGESEAIIGRWLASRGRPDDLVVATKVGYPGDPHMRAGLDRENVRAGIEGSLERLGVDSIDLYYAHQDDPAIPLADALRNLDALREEGLVQYLAASNYSPGRLAEALDVAESDDLARFQGFQPHFNLLERAEYQGDGEAVCVREHIGVAPYFTLARGFLTGKYRPGEDLPQTPRARGIARAYLNDRGWAMLAALDEIAEAHDATPGQVALAWLMRYPGVVSPIASATSTAHVEEMLGAVGLALSDEEFARLDAAGR; encoded by the coding sequence ATGCCTGAACGCCGCCGCTTTGGATCGACCGAACTCGAGGTGTCCCCCGTGTGCCTCGGGACGAACGTGTTCGGGTGGACATGCGACGAGGAGACATCGTTCGCCGTGCTGGACGCCTATGTCGGGGCCGGCGGCAACTTCATCGACACCGCCACTGTCTATTCCACATGGGTGCCCGGGAACCAGGGCGGCGAGTCGGAGGCCATCATCGGGCGGTGGCTGGCGTCGCGCGGGCGCCCTGACGACCTGGTGGTTGCCACCAAGGTGGGCTATCCGGGCGACCCGCACATGCGCGCGGGCTTGGACAGGGAGAACGTGCGCGCCGGCATCGAGGGGTCGCTCGAGCGCCTGGGCGTGGACAGCATCGACCTCTACTACGCGCACCAGGACGACCCGGCGATCCCGCTGGCGGACGCCCTGCGCAACCTCGATGCGCTCAGGGAGGAGGGCCTCGTGCAGTACCTGGCCGCGTCCAACTACTCGCCCGGCCGCCTCGCCGAGGCGCTCGACGTGGCCGAGTCGGACGACCTCGCGCGCTTCCAGGGCTTCCAGCCGCACTTCAACCTGCTGGAGCGCGCCGAGTACCAGGGCGACGGCGAGGCCGTCTGCGTACGCGAGCACATCGGCGTGGCGCCCTACTTCACGCTCGCCCGGGGGTTCCTCACCGGCAAGTACCGGCCGGGCGAGGACCTGCCCCAGACCCCCCGCGCCAGGGGTATCGCGCGCGCCTACCTCAACGATCGCGGGTGGGCCATGCTGGCCGCGCTCGACGAGATCGCCGAGGCGCACGACGCCACCCCGGGGCAGGTGGCGCTGGCCTGGCTCATGCGGTACCCGGGGGTGGTGAGCCCCATCGCCAGCGCCACGAGCACGGCCCATGTGGAGGAGATGCTGGGCGCCGTGGGCCTCGCGTTGAGCGACGAGGAGTTCGCCCGCCTGGACGCCGCGGGGCGCTGA
- a CDS encoding NAD(P)(+) transhydrogenase (Re/Si-specific) subunit beta, whose translation MAVSFFPDASTDAGLYILISLLYLAGAIGFVLSLKWMSDAKTARKGILAGEIGFVLAIIGTLLLPVITTTGYIYIAVAMLIGAAIGVPLGLLVPMTAMPQRIALSHAFGALAAGLVGIAKFYDATPDINWFVMAVLGIEIVLGALVFTGSLMAAGKLQEVKWLAQRPIVFPLQKTLNFAVLGLAAVMVVILAIDPSQVWAIPVIIIAGLTFGVLLIIPIGGADMPTVIALLNSYAGIAAALLGFVLENNLLIVAGALDGMSGLILSIIMCRAMNRSFRNVLFGAFGATEAEWGDQEVGSIRSASFDEAGEILKNSRLVVVVPGYGMAVAQAQHKVRELADTLEKEGVEVKYAIHPVAGRMPGHMNVLLAEANVPYEQLLDMEDINPEFPQVDVVLVLGANDVVNPAARHDQKSPIYGMPILDVDKAATVMVVKRSMRPGFAGVENELFFNEKTLMVFGDAKDVMGELITEITGNRDSINV comes from the coding sequence ATGGCGGTGTCGTTCTTCCCGGACGCCAGCACCGACGCCGGCCTGTACATCCTCATCAGCCTGCTCTACCTGGCGGGTGCGATCGGCTTCGTGCTGTCGCTGAAGTGGATGTCCGATGCCAAGACGGCCCGCAAGGGAATCCTCGCCGGCGAGATCGGCTTCGTGCTTGCCATCATCGGCACGCTGCTGCTGCCGGTCATCACCACCACCGGCTACATCTACATCGCGGTGGCGATGCTCATCGGTGCCGCTATCGGCGTGCCGCTGGGCCTTCTGGTTCCCATGACCGCCATGCCGCAGCGCATCGCGCTGTCTCACGCGTTCGGCGCGCTGGCGGCGGGCCTCGTGGGCATCGCCAAGTTCTACGACGCCACGCCCGACATCAACTGGTTCGTGATGGCGGTGCTGGGAATCGAGATCGTGCTCGGCGCCCTGGTCTTCACCGGTTCGCTCATGGCGGCGGGCAAGCTGCAGGAGGTCAAATGGCTGGCGCAGCGGCCCATCGTGTTCCCGCTGCAGAAGACCCTCAACTTCGCGGTGCTCGGCCTCGCGGCGGTGATGGTGGTCATCCTGGCCATCGACCCGTCGCAGGTGTGGGCGATCCCGGTCATCATCATCGCCGGCCTCACCTTCGGCGTGCTGCTGATCATCCCGATCGGCGGCGCCGACATGCCGACGGTCATCGCGCTCCTGAACTCCTACGCCGGCATCGCGGCCGCGCTGCTCGGATTCGTGCTCGAGAACAACCTGCTCATCGTGGCGGGTGCCCTCGATGGCATGTCGGGCCTGATCCTCTCGATCATCATGTGCCGCGCGATGAATCGGTCGTTCCGCAACGTGCTGTTCGGGGCGTTCGGCGCCACCGAGGCCGAGTGGGGCGACCAGGAGGTCGGCTCCATCCGCAGCGCCTCGTTTGACGAGGCCGGGGAGATCCTCAAGAACTCCCGCCTCGTGGTGGTGGTTCCCGGGTACGGCATGGCGGTGGCGCAGGCGCAGCACAAGGTGCGCGAGCTCGCCGACACGCTCGAGAAGGAGGGCGTGGAGGTCAAGTACGCCATCCACCCGGTGGCCGGCCGCATGCCGGGGCACATGAACGTGCTCCTGGCCGAGGCCAACGTGCCGTACGAGCAGCTGCTGGACATGGAGGACATCAACCCCGAGTTCCCGCAGGTGGACGTGGTGCTGGTGCTGGGCGCCAACGACGTGGTCAACCCCGCCGCGCGCCACGACCAGAAGAGCCCGATCTACGGCATGCCGATCCTGGACGTCGACAAGGCGGCGACGGTGATGGTGGTCAAGCGCTCCATGCGCCCGGGCTTCGCCGGGGTCGAGAACGAGCTCTTCTTCAACGAGAAGACGCTCATGGTGTTCGGCGACGCCAAGGATGTGATGGGCGAGCTGATCACCGAGATCACGGGCAACCGCGACTCCATCAACGTCTGA